In one window of Ruminococcus albus AD2013 DNA:
- a CDS encoding MBL fold metallo-hydrolase, producing the protein MLRFLGRGSAFNTDNNCAFFALGGKLFLLDCPMSAFHKMRIAGAEKLAGGRPENITVLITHTHSDHIGGLGMLVHFSFFVWHIPVVVIAANDDIRQDISYVLERLDGCDSSAYTIISPEDTGFTPVAVNHALPLQGRCFGWSFDIDGQRVVFTGDTSSLEPFMPYLTDGAYLYTEASAYDSPVHLHIDKLRALMPELKSRNVKVFIMHLDDEEALCSAAEKIGAVPAPLYIQADN; encoded by the coding sequence ATGCTGAGATTTCTTGGCAGAGGTTCGGCTTTTAATACTGATAACAACTGTGCGTTTTTTGCACTTGGCGGCAAACTTTTTCTGCTGGACTGCCCCATGTCGGCTTTCCATAAAATGCGCATAGCAGGGGCTGAAAAGCTGGCTGGCGGACGACCCGAGAATATCACCGTGCTTATAACTCACACTCATTCCGACCACATAGGCGGGCTGGGTATGCTTGTGCATTTCAGCTTTTTTGTCTGGCATATCCCTGTTGTGGTGATCGCGGCTAACGACGATATCAGGCAGGATATCAGCTATGTGCTTGAAAGACTTGACGGCTGTGACAGTTCTGCATATACCATCATTTCTCCCGAAGATACGGGATTCACACCTGTTGCTGTGAATCATGCGCTCCCCCTCCAAGGCAGGTGCTTCGGGTGGAGTTTTGATATTGACGGACAGCGTGTGGTCTTCACAGGTGATACATCTTCCCTTGAACCATTCATGCCCTATCTTACAGACGGCGCATACCTCTACACTGAGGCTTCTGCCTATGATTCCCCCGTACATCTTCACATAGATAAGCTGAGAGCCCTTATGCCCGAACTGAAAAGCAGGAACGTTAAAGTTTTCATAATGCACCTCGATGATGAAGAAGCTCTGTGTTCAGCCGCCGAAAAGATAGGTGCGGTTCCTGCACCGCTGTACATTCAGGCAGATAATTAA
- the spoIVA gene encoding stage IV sporulation protein A, translating into MSRDIYSDIARRTGGDIYIGVAGPVRTGKSTFIKQFMEKLVIPNIGSEYRRERAQDELPQSAGGRTIMTTEPKFIPEEAVNISLEGGASFNVRLIDCVGYIIPSAQGYIEEEAPRMVMTPWFDTEIPFNMAAEVGTRKVIAEHSTIGLVITTDGSFTELPRDEYEEAEERVISELKAAGKPFAVLLNTSDPDSDEARRLCEELSQKYETDVIPVNCTELEEEDIRGIMANVLYSFPVREIGIAMPEWINTLGKGHWLKEAVFAHIREAAEGVETLRQIAACADTIGECEYMEKCEVKTIDAGNGSAVISAQLFSDLFYRVIGEATGLEINGENELLPRILELVEIRKRFAKYKDAIAQMERTGYGIVMPEPDELTMEEPEIIRQGGKYGIRLKAQAPAIHLLRTEINTEVAPIVGSEKQSEELVMYMMSDFEKDPDKIWSSNIFGKSLHELVSDGLHTKLSKLPDDARMRLKETVERMINEGCSGLICLIL; encoded by the coding sequence TTGAGCAGGGACATATATTCGGACATAGCCCGCAGAACGGGCGGAGATATCTACATAGGAGTTGCGGGACCTGTAAGAACAGGCAAATCAACATTCATAAAGCAGTTCATGGAAAAACTGGTTATACCCAACATCGGCAGTGAGTACCGCCGTGAGAGGGCGCAGGACGAACTGCCACAGTCCGCAGGGGGACGCACCATAATGACCACAGAGCCGAAGTTCATACCCGAAGAAGCGGTGAACATATCACTCGAAGGCGGTGCAAGCTTCAATGTGAGGCTGATAGACTGTGTAGGGTACATAATACCATCGGCACAGGGGTATATCGAGGAAGAAGCGCCCCGCATGGTGATGACGCCATGGTTCGATACGGAGATACCTTTCAACATGGCGGCAGAAGTCGGCACACGCAAGGTCATAGCCGAACATTCCACCATAGGGCTTGTTATCACCACCGACGGCAGTTTTACAGAACTTCCACGTGACGAATACGAAGAAGCGGAAGAAAGGGTAATAAGCGAGCTGAAAGCCGCAGGCAAGCCTTTTGCGGTACTGCTGAACACCTCTGACCCCGACAGCGACGAAGCCCGCAGGCTGTGCGAAGAACTGAGCCAGAAGTACGAAACGGACGTCATACCCGTGAACTGCACCGAACTTGAAGAAGAGGATATCCGCGGCATAATGGCAAACGTGCTGTACTCATTCCCCGTGCGGGAGATAGGCATAGCCATGCCCGAATGGATAAACACCCTTGGCAAGGGTCACTGGCTGAAAGAAGCCGTCTTCGCCCATATAAGAGAAGCCGCCGAGGGAGTTGAAACTCTCAGGCAGATAGCGGCGTGTGCCGATACCATCGGTGAATGTGAGTACATGGAAAAATGCGAGGTAAAGACCATCGATGCGGGAAACGGTTCGGCCGTGATATCAGCACAGCTTTTCAGCGACCTTTTCTACCGCGTGATAGGCGAAGCTACGGGTCTTGAAATAAACGGTGAAAACGAACTTCTGCCCCGGATACTTGAACTTGTTGAGATACGCAAACGCTTTGCTAAATACAAGGACGCCATAGCGCAGATGGAGCGCACGGGATACGGCATAGTAATGCCCGAGCCCGATGAACTCACCATGGAAGAACCCGAGATAATCCGTCAGGGCGGAAAGTACGGCATACGCCTGAAAGCACAGGCACCCGCCATACATCTTCTGCGCACCGAGATAAACACCGAGGTCGCACCCATAGTGGGTTCGGAAAAGCAATCCGAGGAGCTTGTTATGTACATGATGAGCGATTTCGAGAAAGACCCCGACAAGATCTGGAGCTCCAATATATTCGGCAAATCTCTCCACGAACTTGTCAGCGACGGACTTCACACCAAGCTTTCAAAGCTTCCCGATGATGCACGTATGCGCTTGAAAGAAACGGTTGAGCGTATGATAAACGAGGGCTGTTCCGGGCTGATATGCCTTATACTATGA
- a CDS encoding ComEC/Rec2 family competence protein, whose amino-acid sequence MLKRIVCIAAAALTAFMSGCTAKKNKVSIDEVGDGLTIYSFQAGKADAELIYGDDWAVLIDCGEKGFGKHIVTYMEENGIKKLDYLIITHFDKDHVGGAAKVLRSCEVGAVLQSNSPKESDEYDNYLEELKNKDITPQTVREELSFTLGDAEFTVDPPKQEAYEKSPSNNSSLITEVSLGEVDMLFAGDAENDRLAEFTASNDKTYRFVKVPYHGHWQKQLKPFAEEIKADIAVITSSEDEPEDKETVDLFKKCGAEIFLTKTDSVIVKCDGKNIAGEYNS is encoded by the coding sequence ATGCTGAAAAGGATCGTATGTATAGCCGCAGCGGCACTTACGGCGTTTATGTCGGGCTGTACCGCGAAAAAAAATAAAGTCAGCATTGACGAAGTCGGTGACGGACTGACGATATACAGCTTTCAGGCAGGCAAGGCCGATGCCGAACTCATTTACGGCGATGACTGGGCAGTTCTTATCGACTGCGGCGAAAAGGGCTTCGGCAAGCATATAGTTACTTATATGGAAGAAAACGGCATCAAAAAGCTGGATTACCTTATCATAACCCACTTTGATAAAGACCATGTGGGCGGTGCGGCAAAGGTGCTGAGATCCTGTGAGGTCGGTGCTGTACTCCAAAGCAATTCCCCGAAGGAGAGCGATGAGTACGACAATTATCTTGAAGAACTGAAAAATAAAGATATTACTCCCCAGACCGTCCGCGAGGAACTCAGTTTTACTCTCGGCGATGCTGAATTCACGGTAGACCCTCCTAAACAGGAAGCGTACGAAAAATCTCCCAGCAATAATTCTTCTCTCATAACTGAGGTGTCATTGGGCGAAGTTGATATGCTTTTCGCAGGAGATGCGGAGAATGACAGGCTTGCAGAGTTCACCGCAAGCAACGATAAAACCTACCGATTTGTCAAAGTGCCTTACCACGGACACTGGCAGAAACAGCTGAAACCCTTTGCCGAAGAGATCAAGGCAGATATCGCAGTGATAACGAGTTCCGAAGATGAACCCGAGGATAAGGAAACGGTAGATCTGTTCAAAAAATGCGGTGCTGAGATCTTTCTGACGAAGACAGACAGCGTTATCGTAAAATGCGACGGCAAGAACATAGCAGGGGAATATAATTCATAA
- the rpsO gene encoding 30S ribosomal protein S15: MLRKDEKTAVIEANRTHETDTGSPEVQIAILTKRISDLTEHLKVHKKDNHSRRGMYKMIGKRRNLLNYLKKNDIERYRTIIEKLGIRK, encoded by the coding sequence ATGCTGAGAAAAGACGAAAAGACAGCCGTTATCGAGGCTAACAGAACTCATGAGACCGACACAGGTTCCCCCGAGGTACAGATCGCTATACTGACCAAGAGGATCAGCGACCTGACAGAACACCTGAAGGTCCACAAGAAGGATAACCACTCCAGAAGAGGTATGTACAAGATGATCGGTAAGAGAAGAAACCTTCTCAACTACCTGAAGAAGAACGACATCGAGAGATACAGAACTATTATCGAGAAGCTGGGTATCCGTAAGTAA
- a CDS encoding cation diffusion facilitator family transporter, translating into MSAEIIETDNKLEKEAMKVSVVSIIVNIALSLLKLLAGILAKSGAMISDAVHSASDVFSTFVVIIGVKLAGKQPDKEHPYGHERLECVASVILAVVLAGTGIGIGVKGVQNIAGSQNGKLVVPGALALVAAVVSIIAKELMYHYTKRTAVKINSGALMADAWHHRSDALSSIGSFAGILGARMGLPVLDPLASVIICVFIEKAALEIFIDAVNKMIDRSCSDDTVTKMQEVILDTEGVLGIDELKTRLFGAKIYVEVEIRMDPDKTLVEAHDTAEMVHDMIEKTFPEVKHCMVHVNPDIPD; encoded by the coding sequence ATGAGCGCTGAGATCATAGAAACAGACAACAAGCTTGAAAAAGAGGCGATGAAAGTATCGGTAGTGAGCATCATCGTGAATATAGCCCTTTCTCTGCTCAAACTTCTGGCAGGTATACTTGCAAAGTCCGGCGCGATGATATCTGATGCAGTACATTCGGCTTCTGATGTTTTCAGCACTTTTGTGGTGATAATAGGCGTGAAGCTGGCAGGCAAACAGCCCGACAAGGAACACCCCTACGGTCACGAGAGGCTGGAGTGCGTAGCATCGGTAATACTGGCTGTGGTTCTGGCAGGTACGGGAATCGGCATAGGTGTCAAAGGCGTACAGAATATAGCAGGCAGTCAGAACGGAAAGCTTGTGGTGCCGGGGGCGCTGGCACTTGTGGCGGCGGTAGTATCCATAATTGCTAAGGAACTTATGTACCACTACACCAAGCGCACGGCGGTTAAGATAAACTCCGGGGCGCTGATGGCTGATGCTTGGCATCACCGCTCGGATGCACTTTCATCCATCGGTTCATTTGCGGGTATACTCGGTGCGAGAATGGGTCTGCCTGTGCTTGACCCTCTTGCAAGCGTGATAATCTGCGTTTTCATCGAAAAAGCGGCACTTGAGATCTTCATTGACGCTGTCAACAAGATGATAGACAGATCCTGCAGTGATGATACCGTTACTAAAATGCAGGAAGTCATACTTGACACAGAGGGCGTACTGGGGATCGATGAACTGAAAACAAGACTTTTCGGCGCTAAGATATACGTTGAAGTCGAGATACGCATGGATCCGGACAAAACACTTGTTGAAGCCCATGACACGGCTGAAATGGTCCATGACATGATCGAAAAGACTTTTCCGGAGGTAAAGCACTGTATGGTACACGTTAATCCGGATATCCCTGATTAA
- a CDS encoding DUF3794 and LysM peptidoglycan-binding domain-containing protein, with translation MNDELRLTSDTVCVMEKALDCTEELPLERDIVLPDYYPDVFRILRCTAEPRLASQSISGGRLTFDVTVTVRVLYLTEGSRRINCIEQNAEISRTIDVEGECDSPEVMIDLACRGVSCRAKGSRRIDVRGTVCAAVKVSCRREKTVITGGTGCGIQLRRQTVTYPVKRLSAYKRITVIQQTSLPDDKPALGTILRTGCTVTRTEQRIVAGKLAVKGEAELEALCACIDKTGADCVQNLRFTLPFSRIIDMEGLDDSFTVSVRVMPAGCGLAAGSGEEKTAEWELDLNVFCIAEKLGTGVGVTDVYSTEYDCQPDDMVEISADSGGEEKLSCTAECTLIAPDGTVGAVYDHYAYCTRPAVRAENGTFRISGSVTCSVMGEGSEGGLFCIEGQSPYEAEVPFPEGCNACTLEAYAETAGCSYYLGDGGSIKVRTDIRIVYRLFGGAGTKLAGSVKLDKEKPVSRGNGCALRLCRCGDNEDIWDIAKRCRTTVEAIMEDNSLPEGADSIDGGRMIVIRG, from the coding sequence ATGAACGATGAACTCAGACTTACATCAGACACTGTCTGCGTGATGGAAAAAGCACTCGACTGCACCGAGGAGCTTCCGCTTGAACGGGACATAGTCCTGCCCGACTACTACCCCGATGTTTTCCGCATACTAAGGTGTACGGCAGAACCACGGCTTGCTTCACAGAGTATCAGCGGAGGACGGCTGACATTTGATGTCACGGTAACGGTCAGGGTACTGTATCTCACCGAGGGCAGCAGGCGCATAAACTGCATCGAGCAGAACGCCGAGATAAGCCGCACCATCGACGTTGAGGGCGAATGTGATTCACCGGAAGTGATGATAGACCTTGCCTGCCGCGGTGTGTCGTGCAGGGCAAAGGGCAGCAGGAGGATAGATGTCCGAGGGACGGTGTGCGCCGCCGTAAAGGTCAGCTGCCGCCGCGAAAAGACAGTTATCACAGGGGGCACGGGCTGTGGTATACAGCTTCGCAGACAGACCGTCACTTATCCTGTGAAAAGACTTTCGGCTTACAAACGGATAACAGTCATTCAGCAGACTTCTCTCCCCGATGACAAACCTGCTTTGGGAACGATCCTGCGAACAGGCTGTACAGTCACACGGACGGAACAGCGAATAGTTGCGGGAAAGCTGGCGGTAAAAGGCGAAGCCGAACTTGAAGCCCTCTGCGCCTGCATTGACAAAACAGGTGCGGACTGCGTGCAAAATCTCCGATTTACCCTGCCTTTCAGCCGCATAATAGATATGGAGGGACTTGATGACAGCTTCACTGTCAGCGTGAGGGTAATGCCTGCGGGCTGTGGTCTTGCGGCGGGGAGCGGTGAAGAAAAGACCGCCGAGTGGGAACTCGACCTGAATGTTTTCTGCATTGCCGAAAAGCTCGGCACAGGGGTGGGGGTGACGGACGTTTACTCCACCGAGTACGACTGTCAGCCCGACGACATGGTAGAGATATCAGCAGACAGCGGCGGAGAGGAGAAACTCTCCTGCACCGCGGAATGTACCCTTATCGCCCCCGACGGCACAGTGGGGGCAGTATATGACCATTACGCGTACTGTACACGCCCCGCTGTCAGGGCTGAAAACGGCACTTTCCGCATATCGGGCAGTGTGACCTGTTCTGTCATGGGCGAGGGCAGTGAGGGCGGACTTTTCTGCATAGAGGGTCAGAGCCCCTACGAAGCCGAAGTCCCCTTTCCTGAGGGCTGTAACGCCTGCACACTTGAAGCTTATGCAGAGACAGCAGGCTGTTCCTACTATCTTGGCGATGGCGGCAGTATAAAGGTCAGGACGGATATACGCATAGTTTACCGACTTTTCGGCGGCGCAGGAACGAAGCTTGCAGGCAGTGTGAAGCTGGATAAAGAGAAGCCTGTCTCCCGCGGGAACGGCTGTGCGCTGAGGCTTTGCAGGTGCGGTGATAACGAGGATATCTGGGATATAGCCAAGCGCTGTCGGACTACTGTGGAAGCCATTATGGAAGATAACAGTCTTCCCGAGGGTGCTGACAGCATAGACGGCGGCAGAATGATAGTTATAAGAGGATAA
- a CDS encoding polyribonucleotide nucleotidyltransferase, whose translation MFENARTFETTYAGRPVVVETGKTCGLANGSCWVRYGETVVMANVTASKKPREGVDFFPLSVDFEEKMYAVGKIPGSFTKREGKASDKAILTSRCVDRPIRPLFPKDMRNDVTVVMTVLAVDPDNSPEITGMIAAAIAISISDIPWNGPVASINVGYVDGELVLNPTLEQRANNKLNLTVAGSAEKIVMIEAGAEEIPDDLMLKAIETGHTEIKKMVEFIKGIQKEIGKPKFEFESMEVDHDLFDEIEAMVGEDVKKALDTDDKNVRDARMQPIYDAVHEKYDEQYPDQGAMLEEVLYKLQKKIVRNWLYEGKRVDGRGIDEIRPLAAEVGVLPRVHGSGIFTRGQTQVMTICTLGPVSDAQKLDGLDEETSKRYMHQYNFPSYSVGETRPSRGPGRREIGHGALAERALVPVLPSVEEFPYAIRCVSEVLSSNGSTSQGSICGSTLALMDAGVPIKEPVAGISCGLITKEDGSWMTMVDIQGLEDFYGDMDFKVGGTKNGITAIQVDIKVDGLTMDIIASAFEKTRKARMYILDEIMLKAIPEVRPEVSKWAPKMLSTKVPVDKIREVIGSGGKVIQKISAECDVKIDISEDGSVFVSGLDKEKAQAAINIINTIANDPEIGAIYKGKVVRIMNFGAFVEIAPGKDGLVHISKLDKQRVEKVEDVVSIGDEIVVKVMEIDDQGRINLSRKDALADLAKRAANKE comes from the coding sequence ATGTTTGAGAACGCAAGGACTTTTGAAACTACTTATGCAGGCAGACCTGTCGTTGTTGAAACAGGCAAGACCTGCGGACTTGCAAACGGCTCATGCTGGGTAAGATACGGCGAGACCGTTGTAATGGCTAACGTTACAGCTTCCAAGAAGCCCCGTGAGGGCGTTGACTTCTTCCCTCTTTCAGTTGATTTTGAGGAGAAGATGTATGCAGTAGGCAAGATCCCCGGCTCTTTCACTAAGCGTGAGGGCAAGGCAAGCGATAAGGCTATACTGACTTCAAGATGTGTTGACAGACCTATCAGACCTCTGTTCCCCAAGGACATGAGAAACGATGTAACTGTTGTTATGACAGTACTGGCTGTTGACCCCGATAACTCACCCGAGATCACAGGTATGATCGCTGCTGCTATCGCTATCTCTATCTCCGATATCCCGTGGAACGGACCTGTTGCTTCCATCAACGTTGGCTATGTTGACGGCGAGCTGGTTCTGAACCCCACTCTGGAGCAGAGAGCTAATAACAAGCTGAACCTGACAGTTGCAGGTTCTGCCGAGAAGATCGTTATGATCGAAGCAGGCGCTGAGGAGATCCCCGATGATTTGATGCTGAAGGCTATCGAGACAGGTCATACCGAGATCAAGAAGATGGTCGAATTCATCAAGGGTATCCAGAAGGAGATCGGCAAGCCTAAGTTCGAGTTCGAGTCCATGGAAGTTGACCACGACCTCTTCGATGAGATCGAGGCTATGGTAGGCGAGGACGTCAAGAAGGCTCTCGATACCGATGACAAGAACGTAAGAGATGCAAGAATGCAGCCTATATATGATGCAGTTCATGAGAAGTATGACGAGCAGTATCCCGATCAGGGCGCTATGCTTGAGGAAGTTCTCTACAAGCTGCAGAAGAAGATCGTTAGAAACTGGCTCTATGAGGGCAAGCGTGTTGACGGCAGAGGCATCGACGAGATCAGACCTCTCGCTGCTGAAGTTGGCGTACTGCCCAGAGTTCACGGTTCAGGTATCTTCACCAGAGGTCAGACACAGGTAATGACTATCTGTACTCTCGGCCCTGTTTCCGATGCTCAGAAGCTTGACGGTCTTGACGAGGAGACCAGCAAGAGATATATGCACCAGTACAACTTCCCCAGCTACTCTGTTGGTGAGACAAGACCTTCAAGAGGCCCCGGAAGACGTGAGATCGGTCACGGCGCACTGGCTGAAAGAGCTCTTGTTCCTGTACTGCCCAGCGTTGAGGAATTCCCCTACGCTATCAGATGCGTATCCGAGGTGCTTTCTTCCAACGGTTCAACTTCTCAGGGCTCTATCTGCGGTTCTACCCTCGCTCTGATGGACGCAGGCGTTCCGATAAAGGAACCCGTTGCAGGTATCTCCTGCGGCCTTATCACCAAGGAAGACGGCAGCTGGATGACAATGGTAGATATCCAGGGTCTTGAAGACTTCTACGGCGATATGGACTTCAAGGTAGGCGGTACCAAGAACGGTATCACCGCTATCCAGGTCGATATCAAGGTCGATGGTCTGACTATGGATATCATCGCAAGCGCATTCGAGAAGACAAGAAAAGCAAGAATGTATATCCTTGATGAGATCATGCTCAAGGCTATCCCCGAGGTTAGACCTGAGGTAAGCAAGTGGGCTCCAAAGATGCTCTCCACCAAGGTTCCTGTTGATAAGATCAGAGAAGTTATCGGTTCAGGCGGAAAGGTTATCCAGAAGATCTCCGCTGAGTGCGATGTCAAGATCGATATCTCCGAGGACGGCAGCGTATTTGTCAGCGGTCTCGATAAGGAGAAGGCACAGGCTGCTATCAACATCATCAACACTATCGCAAACGATCCCGAGATCGGCGCTATCTACAAGGGCAAGGTAGTTCGTATCATGAACTTCGGCGCATTTGTTGAGATCGCTCCCGGCAAGGACGGTCTTGTACATATCTCCAAGCTGGATAAGCAGAGAGTTGAAAAGGTAGAAGACGTTGTATCCATCGGCGACGAGATCGTTGTTAAGGTAATGGAGATCGACGATCAGGGCAGGATCAATCTGTCCAGAAAGGACGCTCTCGCTGATCTTGCAAAGAGAGCTGCCAACAAGGAATAA
- a CDS encoding D-alanyl-D-alanine carboxypeptidase family protein: MKNKLRVISALLCAVLIFADIGSFSASALSFVPTAVDADGERRDIKLYSECVYMVNMDSGDVIVDINGEKEVPPASLTKLMTAVVLLDELGGDESTLKNRMMSAGTEAFDELYDTGAATADIQPNESVSAYDLLAALLIPSACEAANIIAINVGGNVPAFVDMMNEKSAELGLKHTHFSNAHGLFTQQNFSTAKDISTICRYALNKYPVFRELVGSPSFTMAPTDYHPEGTYIVSTDYMINEFTDYYYTNCRGIKTGTTEAAGRCFASYATFDGMTYMAVTMGAPMEKLPEDIKKGEEDPDSMYADDVVYYNFIDHINLYEWAFDTLVQKDFINEFSEVRDVKVGYGKKRDYANLKPACGYSRMWPANIPIDDVEKKITVLDNIVAPVEEGDVLGKMELSYKGETLAVIDLISTTKVERSPVKERARVVKAYFGSKLFKITGTIVLVCIGLYCVLCFLIAQRKYLRKLNPSADSRYDDSDDD, translated from the coding sequence ATGAAAAATAAATTGCGTGTTATATCGGCACTGCTGTGTGCTGTGCTGATATTTGCTGATATAGGCAGCTTTTCGGCATCTGCTCTCAGCTTTGTGCCCACTGCTGTGGACGCTGACGGTGAGCGCAGGGATATAAAGCTGTATTCCGAATGCGTTTATATGGTGAATATGGACAGCGGCGATGTCATAGTTGATATCAACGGCGAAAAGGAAGTCCCTCCCGCCTCACTGACAAAGCTTATGACGGCTGTTGTTCTTCTGGATGAACTGGGCGGCGATGAAAGCACCCTGAAAAACAGGATGATGTCCGCAGGCACCGAAGCCTTTGATGAACTTTACGATACAGGTGCGGCGACCGCCGATATACAGCCCAACGAATCTGTCAGCGCTTACGACCTGCTGGCGGCACTGCTGATACCATCAGCCTGTGAAGCCGCGAATATAATCGCCATAAACGTGGGCGGAAACGTTCCCGCATTCGTGGATATGATGAACGAAAAATCTGCCGAACTGGGGCTGAAACATACCCATTTTTCAAACGCTCACGGTCTGTTCACTCAGCAGAATTTCTCCACTGCAAAGGATATCTCCACCATATGCAGGTACGCTCTTAACAAGTACCCGGTTTTCAGGGAACTTGTGGGCAGTCCCTCATTCACGATGGCACCTACCGACTATCACCCCGAGGGCACATATATAGTCAGCACCGACTATATGATAAACGAGTTCACCGATTACTACTACACCAACTGCCGCGGTATAAAGACGGGTACTACCGAAGCCGCAGGACGCTGTTTTGCAAGCTATGCCACCTTTGACGGCATGACCTATATGGCAGTAACGATGGGTGCGCCTATGGAGAAGCTCCCCGAAGATATCAAAAAAGGCGAAGAAGACCCCGATTCCATGTATGCTGACGATGTGGTCTACTATAATTTCATCGACCATATAAATCTGTACGAATGGGCTTTCGATACCCTTGTGCAGAAGGATTTCATCAACGAATTCAGCGAAGTCAGGGACGTAAAAGTCGGCTACGGAAAAAAGCGCGATTATGCAAACCTCAAACCCGCCTGCGGATACAGCCGTATGTGGCCTGCGAATATCCCCATCGATGATGTTGAAAAGAAGATAACCGTGCTGGATAACATAGTCGCACCAGTTGAAGAGGGCGATGTGCTGGGCAAGATGGAACTTTCCTACAAAGGCGAAACTCTTGCAGTTATAGACCTTATCTCCACCACAAAAGTTGAACGTTCACCCGTAAAGGAAAGGGCAAGAGTGGTAAAGGCGTATTTCGGCTCAAAGCTTTTCAAAATAACGGGTACAATAGTGCTGGTATGTATAGGCTTGTACTGCGTGCTGTGTTTCCTGATAGCGCAGAGAAAGTATCTGAGAAAACTCAATCCCTCTGCTGACAGCAGATATGATGACAGCGATGATGACTGA
- a CDS encoding zinc ribbon domain-containing protein, which yields MNCPICGAPLGATDNECKNCGTRRAEMGPAYNNTGYGQQSSYGYGGNTMNGGQGYGNYGMNGGGQGYGNYGMNSSFDSGSYTRKRSSSIPTTKLISILITVIIILVSILGYQIKYNSPQTESFGDITVTFPQKVEKRSSTIFGDVDAEDVTAYANRDMGFVYSKYEMSDLELGDGDEETYLNFMFPFMDAAMSSDSEIKGYKKKDQLGNHMRFYFTDDGTDWFCDMMIDFEGDSCYMYYAYCNKKKENKFISKFRKMYDSIEYKK from the coding sequence ATGAATTGTCCTATTTGCGGTGCCCCTTTGGGTGCAACAGACAACGAGTGCAAAAATTGCGGTACCAGAAGAGCAGAAATGGGTCCTGCGTATAACAACACAGGATACGGTCAGCAGAGCAGCTATGGCTACGGCGGAAATACCATGAACGGCGGTCAGGGCTATGGCAATTACGGTATGAATGGCGGCGGTCAGGGTTATGGCAACTACGGCATGAACTCGTCTTTCGACAGCGGCAGTTATACACGCAAACGCTCGTCTTCTATACCGACCACCAAGCTGATAAGTATTCTCATTACTGTCATTATTATACTGGTATCCATTCTGGGTTATCAGATAAAGTATAATTCTCCGCAGACTGAAAGCTTCGGAGATATCACAGTAACTTTTCCGCAGAAAGTGGAAAAAAGGAGCAGTACGATATTCGGCGATGTAGATGCAGAGGATGTTACTGCGTATGCGAACAGGGATATGGGCTTCGTATATTCCAAGTATGAAATGTCAGATCTTGAACTTGGTGACGGAGATGAGGAAACATATCTCAACTTTATGTTCCCGTTCATGGATGCAGCTATGAGCAGTGACAGTGAGATCAAAGGCTATAAGAAAAAAGATCAGCTTGGCAATCACATGAGATTTTATTTTACAGATGACGGTACAGACTGGTTCTGTGATATGATGATCGATTTCGAGGGTGATTCCTGTTATATGTATTATGCATACTGCAATAAGAAAAAAGAGAACAAGTTTATAAGCAAATTCAGGAAAATGTATGATTCGATAGAATACAAGAAGTAA